A stretch of Clostridia bacterium DNA encodes these proteins:
- a CDS encoding inorganic diphosphatase — translation MNILHDIEPERVKPERFTVVIEISKGSKNKYELDKTTGMLKLDRVLSTSTQYPANYGFIPRTYAGDHDPLDVMVLCSESIYPMTLVECKPIGVLTMDDSGEVDEKIIAVSLHDPYYNSYQDVSELPAHLFEELKHFYTVYKMLENKETIVHEVLDRLEAMKVIEKSMRAYEMKEYNRR, via the coding sequence ATGAATATATTACACGATATTGAGCCTGAACGGGTGAAACCAGAGCGTTTTACAGTAGTAATTGAGATTTCCAAAGGAAGCAAGAATAAGTATGAACTAGATAAGACAACAGGAATGTTAAAATTGGACCGGGTGCTATCCACTTCTACTCAGTATCCAGCCAACTATGGTTTTATCCCGAGGACTTATGCCGGAGACCATGACCCCTTAGATGTAATGGTACTATGTTCTGAAAGTATTTATCCCATGACATTGGTGGAGTGTAAGCCTATCGGAGTTTTAACCATGGATGATTCAGGAGAGGTAGATGAAAAAATTATTGCTGTTTCTCTACATGATCCATATTATAATTCGTATCAAGATGTATCTGAACTCCCAGCACATTTATTTGAGGAGTTAAAGCATTTTTATACTGTATACAAGATGTTAGAAAACAAGGAAACGATTGTACATGAAGTATTGGACAGATTAGAAGCCATGAAAGTAATTGAGAAAAGTATGAGGGCTTATGAAATGAAGGAGTATAATCGCCGGTGA
- the cls gene encoding cardiolipin synthase, whose amino-acid sequence MRAFGVRNINRIVITGVGVIIQLLIYFSMLSAFNDYSNWFYGFSIAISVFVVLWIINNDSNPSYKMAWIILIMLAPVFGGIFYLEFGNNRMSKRERKSMCRIDEATLQQLPKNDDIINNLMKIDKPAALQSRYIQNFGGYAAATDSAVEYLSIGEEYFEELKIELKKARHFIFLEYFIIENGTMWNQILQILVQKVKEGVDVRIIYDDFGCMLTLPVDYKMELESMGIQCMVFNKLVPLFSFRFNTRDHRKIAVIDNASAFTGGINLADEYINARERFGHWKDGGIKICGEAVWHFTVMFLSMWDYLAGTKTDYDSFKLNAKPTSLKDSNGVIQPFSDSPLDNEPVGQNVYLNLISKAQDYIYITTPYLVIDDGMMNNLTNAAKSGVDVRIMTPHIPDKKYVHEVTKSYYPKLVQSGVKIYEYTPGFIHCKSFVVDDIYGIVGTINMDYRSLYLHFECGVWTCRTGLELELKNDFLKTQERCTEVSEETLSKLGIIHAFIRMILKAFAPLM is encoded by the coding sequence ATGAGGGCATTCGGAGTCAGAAACATCAATCGAATAGTAATTACAGGAGTAGGTGTCATTATTCAGTTGCTTATTTATTTTAGCATGCTAAGTGCTTTTAATGATTATTCAAACTGGTTTTATGGCTTTAGTATAGCCATAAGCGTCTTTGTGGTTTTATGGATAATAAATAATGATAGCAATCCTTCTTATAAGATGGCTTGGATTATACTTATTATGCTCGCGCCTGTTTTTGGTGGCATCTTCTATCTAGAATTTGGAAATAACCGGATGAGCAAAAGAGAAAGAAAAAGTATGTGCCGGATTGATGAGGCTACTCTTCAACAGCTGCCTAAAAATGACGATATCATCAACAATCTAATGAAGATTGATAAACCGGCTGCCCTTCAGTCTAGGTATATACAGAACTTTGGTGGTTATGCAGCAGCAACTGATTCAGCAGTAGAATATCTTTCTATTGGAGAAGAGTATTTTGAAGAGTTGAAAATAGAGCTGAAAAAGGCAAGACATTTTATATTTCTAGAATATTTCATCATAGAAAATGGAACGATGTGGAATCAAATATTACAGATACTTGTTCAAAAAGTGAAAGAGGGCGTGGATGTACGAATTATTTATGATGATTTCGGATGTATGTTGACCTTACCAGTCGATTACAAGATGGAATTGGAAAGTATGGGCATTCAATGTATGGTCTTCAATAAACTAGTACCACTATTTTCTTTTCGATTTAATACACGAGATCATAGGAAGATAGCTGTGATAGACAATGCGTCAGCTTTTACCGGTGGGATAAATCTTGCGGATGAGTATATCAATGCAAGAGAAAGATTTGGCCATTGGAAGGACGGAGGCATTAAAATATGCGGAGAAGCAGTATGGCACTTTACGGTTATGTTTCTTTCTATGTGGGATTATTTGGCAGGTACTAAAACTGACTATGATTCCTTTAAACTAAATGCAAAGCCCACTTCCTTAAAGGACTCAAATGGAGTTATTCAACCATTTTCTGATAGCCCTCTCGATAATGAGCCGGTAGGACAAAATGTATATCTAAATCTAATTAGCAAGGCTCAAGACTATATTTACATTACTACACCCTATCTGGTAATCGATGATGGCATGATGAATAACTTAACAAATGCTGCTAAATCAGGGGTTGATGTCCGCATCATGACACCACATATACCAGATAAAAAATATGTTCATGAGGTTACAAAAAGTTATTATCCCAAACTGGTGCAAAGCGGTGTTAAGATATATGAATATACACCGGGTTTCATCCACTGTAAGAGCTTCGTTGTAGATGATATTTACGGTATAGTAGGTACTATTAATATGGATTATCGTAGTCTATATTTGCATTTTGAATGTGGTGTGTGGACCTGTAGAACAGGATTAGAGTTAGAATTAAAGAATGACTTTTTAAAAACACAGGAAAGGTGTACGGAAGTATCAGAAGAAACCCTTAGTAAGCTGGGAATCATCCATGCTTTTATCAGGATGATTCTAAAAGCCTTTGCTCCGCTGATGTAG